ATCGACCGCGACCACGGCCGGCTGGACCTCCTCGTCAACGACGTGTGGGGCGGCGACCCCCTCGCCGAGTGGGATAGGCCGCTGTGGGAGCAGGACCTCGACAAGGGCATGCGGCTGCTCCGGCTCGCCATCGACACGCACATCATCACCAGCCACCACGCGCTGCCGCTGCTGATGCGGAACCCCGGCGGGCTGGTGGTGGAGATGACCGACGGAACCAAGGAGTACAACGACACGAACTACCGGGTCTCCTTCTTCTACGACCTGGCCAAGACCGCCGTGATCAGGCTCGCGTTCGCCCAGGCCCACGAGCTGAAGGAGCGCGGCTGCGCGGCGGTGGCGCTGACGCCGGGCTGGCTGCGCTCGGAGATGATGCTGGACATCTACAAGGTGCGGGAGGACAACTGGCGCGACGCCACCGCGGCCGAGCCGCACTTCGCGATCTCCGAGTCGCCCCGGTTCACCGGGCGGGCGGTGGCGGCTCTGGCGGCCGACCCCGATGTCATGCGGTGGAACGGGCAGTCGCTGTCGTCGGGGCAGCTCGCGCAGGTGTACGGGTTCACCGACGTGGACGGCTCGCGGCCCGACGCCTGGCGCTACATCGTCGAGGTCCAGGACGCGGGCAAGCCGGCCGACACCACCGGCTACCGCTGATCCCCGGCCCGGGGTGATGCCGTGGGCGCGCAGCGGTGGTGCGGGCGTGTCGCCGAACGCCGGGTCAGCCCTGGAGGGTCTGGACGAGACGGCGGGTGAGGCCGGTGTTGCGGCGGCCGCCGAGGCGGTGGACGGCGAGTTCGAGGGCCTCGCGCGCGCCCACCAGCACCACCCACGAGCGGGCCCGGGTGACCAGGGTGTAGAGGAGGCGGCGGCGCAGCATGACGCCACCCGACTCGGCCACGATCGGGGCCACCACGAACGGGTATTCGCTGCCCTGCGAGCGGTGCACGCTGATGGCGTAGGCGTGGGTCAGGTCGTCGAGCTCGTCGAAGCCGTAGCCGACCGTGTCGCCGTCGTCGATGCGGACCTCCACGAGGCGGTCCTCCGGCAGGACGCGGGTCACGGTGCCGGTCTCGCCGTTGAAGACGCCCTTGTCGTAGTTGTTGCGGATCGGCATCACCCGGTCGCCGACGCGGAAGACCGAGGAGCCCGACCAGTGCTCGGGGACGCCGTCGCGGGCGGGGTTGAGACGTTCCTGGATCATGCGGCCGACCTCCGCGGTGCCGGCCGCGCCCTTGCGCATCGGGCAGAGCACCTGCACCTGGCCCGGGTCCACGCCCTGCTTGCGCGGGATGGCCTCGGTGGCCAGGTGGGCGACGCGCTCGGCCACGGCGGCCGGGTCGTCGAGCTCCTCGAACCAGAACCCGCCGCCGCCGGGCAGCCGGGGCAGCTCGCCGGCGCGGATGCGATGGGCGGTCGAGACGATGCCGCTGCCCTCGGCCTGCCGGAAGACGTGGGTGAGCCGGACGCGCGGGAGGTCCTCGACGCGCAGCAGGTCGGCCAGCACGCTGCCGGGGCCGATGCTCGGGAGCTGGTCACTGTCGCCGACGAACAGCAGGTGGCTGCCGGACGGGACCGCCGAGCACAGCCGCGTGGCCAGGTGCAGGTCGAGCATGGACACCTCGTCCACCACGATCAGGTCGGCCTGCGCGGGCGCCTGGTCGAACAGGGCGTCGGGGTCGGGCTGGTGGGCCAGCATCCGGTGCACGGTCATCGCGGGCAGCCCGGTCAGCTCCGACAGGCGCTTGGCGGCCTTGCCGGTGGGCGCGGCCAGCGTGACGGTGCCGCCCATGGCTCGCGCCGTCGCCGCGATCACCCGCACGGTGTGGCTCTTGCCGCAGCCCGGCCCGCCGGTGAGGATCGAGACGGTGCTGGTCAGCGCCATGGTCACCGCGGCCCGCTGGTCGTCGTGCAGCCCGGGGTCCTCCTGGAACGGGCGCAGCGGCAGCGTCGAACGGGCCCGCCACAGCCTGGCCAGCTCGTCGGCCAGCTTGAC
The Nonomuraea muscovyensis genome window above contains:
- a CDS encoding SDR family oxidoreductase, with the protein product MNDTLKGKVALVAGGTRGAGRGIAVELGAAGATVYVTGRTTRQERSEYGRPETIEETAELVDQAGGHGIPIRVDHLDGDQVRALVERIDRDHGRLDLLVNDVWGGDPLAEWDRPLWEQDLDKGMRLLRLAIDTHIITSHHALPLLMRNPGGLVVEMTDGTKEYNDTNYRVSFFYDLAKTAVIRLAFAQAHELKERGCAAVALTPGWLRSEMMLDIYKVREDNWRDATAAEPHFAISESPRFTGRAVAALAADPDVMRWNGQSLSSGQLAQVYGFTDVDGSRPDAWRYIVEVQDAGKPADTTGYR
- the recD2 gene encoding SF1B family DNA helicase RecD2, with the translated sequence MSAVDASVEQLVYVRDDGYTVARMSADSGPGFVASGRALAGIQPGETLRLAGAWGEHPRHGSRFQVTACERIVPSTVRAIQLYLGSGLIRGIGPRLAHAIVSHFGERTLTVIDTRPERLTEVVNIGPARQAQIVEAWKEQKEIAALMVVLQGYGISPLLAAKIYQVYGPDSAGVLAADPYQLIGRVRGVAFPTADRIALRSGVSERSPQRIKAAVLDRLESAAVRGGHCHLSMTALLTQTAELVELDQELVRPMVDALTAERRVVVEAGPEQIVVYSKELHAREVKLADELARLWRARSTLPLRPFQEDPGLHDDQRAAVTMALTSTVSILTGGPGCGKSHTVRVIAATARAMGGTVTLAAPTGKAAKRLSELTGLPAMTVHRMLAHQPDPDALFDQAPAQADLIVVDEVSMLDLHLATRLCSAVPSGSHLLFVGDSDQLPSIGPGSVLADLLRVEDLPRVRLTHVFRQAEGSGIVSTAHRIRAGELPRLPGGGGFWFEELDDPAAVAERVAHLATEAIPRKQGVDPGQVQVLCPMRKGAAGTAEVGRMIQERLNPARDGVPEHWSGSSVFRVGDRVMPIRNNYDKGVFNGETGTVTRVLPEDRLVEVRIDDGDTVGYGFDELDDLTHAYAISVHRSQGSEYPFVVAPIVAESGGVMLRRRLLYTLVTRARSWVVLVGAREALELAVHRLGGRRNTGLTRRLVQTLQG